In Ilumatobacter fluminis, the following proteins share a genomic window:
- a CDS encoding extracellular solute-binding protein → MRKMTALAVAAAVALSACGSDDSEDDASEATDAPAEDDASGDDSGDAGDDASEATDAPAEGDDGEMAEGEDITLWLAGTDTPEVALTYLTDTYAANTGGELSIEQIGWGDLIPSLTASLPDSSSTPDVFETGNTQTATFTAVGAYSDLTPYYEEMGGDSLLQGFVEAGSVGDEVYSLPYYFGSRFAWYRKDLYEAAGVAEPTTLQEFTDVNATLKESGSGAYIPGQDWRSGIAWIFANGGDLATYDGGEWTAALSTPESIAGMEMWQELFTTASVAGPTDTDATAYQAINDDFLPDTAVGTTLAPNWAYWSLGDISENDEGEAVATWNPDTFGAYALPGVDGGVAPVFAGGSNIGISAASEKQESALELMKIIFSDEYQTLLAENGLGPANTDFGSVYVESAADPAIAEISLETAAAAKLTPAAPGWTSVEEQQLLEQYFQAVAEGGDVASLAAEYDDQINAVING, encoded by the coding sequence ATGAGAAAGATGACAGCGCTCGCCGTTGCGGCCGCCGTGGCACTCAGCGCCTGCGGCTCCGACGACTCCGAGGACGACGCCTCCGAGGCCACCGACGCACCCGCGGAGGACGACGCTTCGGGCGACGACTCCGGTGATGCCGGTGACGATGCATCCGAGGCAACCGACGCACCCGCCGAGGGCGACGACGGTGAGATGGCCGAGGGCGAGGACATCACCCTCTGGCTGGCCGGCACCGACACCCCCGAGGTGGCCCTGACCTACCTCACCGACACCTACGCCGCGAACACCGGCGGCGAGCTGTCGATCGAACAGATCGGCTGGGGCGACCTCATCCCGTCGCTCACCGCCTCACTTCCCGACTCGTCGTCGACCCCCGACGTCTTCGAGACCGGCAACACCCAGACCGCCACGTTCACCGCGGTCGGCGCCTACAGCGACCTCACGCCGTACTACGAAGAGATGGGCGGCGACTCGCTGCTCCAGGGCTTCGTCGAAGCCGGCTCCGTCGGTGACGAGGTCTACTCGCTGCCGTACTACTTCGGTTCCCGCTTCGCCTGGTACCGCAAGGACCTCTACGAAGCAGCCGGCGTCGCCGAGCCGACCACGCTCCAGGAGTTCACCGACGTGAACGCCACCCTGAAGGAGTCGGGTTCGGGCGCGTACATCCCGGGCCAGGACTGGCGCAGCGGTATCGCGTGGATCTTCGCCAACGGCGGCGACCTCGCCACCTACGACGGCGGTGAGTGGACCGCCGCCCTGTCGACGCCCGAGTCGATCGCCGGCATGGAGATGTGGCAGGAGCTGTTCACGACCGCCTCGGTCGCCGGTCCGACCGACACCGACGCCACCGCCTACCAGGCGATCAACGACGACTTCCTCCCCGACACCGCCGTCGGCACCACGCTCGCCCCGAACTGGGCCTACTGGAGCCTCGGTGACATCTCGGAGAACGACGAGGGTGAAGCCGTGGCCACCTGGAACCCCGACACGTTCGGTGCCTACGCCCTGCCGGGCGTCGACGGTGGCGTCGCTCCGGTCTTCGCCGGCGGTTCGAACATCGGCATCTCGGCCGCTTCGGAGAAGCAGGAGTCGGCCCTCGAGCTGATGAAGATCATCTTCTCCGACGAGTACCAGACGCTCCTCGCCGAGAACGGCCTCGGCCCGGCCAACACCGACTTCGGTTCGGTGTACGTCGAGTCGGCCGCCGACCCGGCGATCGCCGAGATCTCGCTCGAGACGGCGGCCGCCGCCAAGCTGACCCCGGCCGCTCCGGGCTGGACGTCGGTCGAAGAGCAGCAGCTGCTCGAGCAGTACTTCCAGGCCGTCGCCGAAGGTGGCGACGTCGCGTCGCTCGCCGCCGAGTACGACGACCAGATCAACGCCGTGATCAACGGCTGA
- a CDS encoding ROK family protein: MRIGIDIGGTKIEAVAIDDDFDVLATFRAPVRPGPNGVTAGAIEASEAVARAAGGEIESVGIGVPGAIRRGVVRNARNLCIESLDLETAVQQAIGVEVRVANDVNAAAVGAWGLRGASSKAFAYLNLGTGLAAGLVVDGRVWEGARGLAGEIGYVSADPHGPGHVDGLAGSLEGYASGSGVVAQWGVEGATAVDVFRAAAAGNTRAIAIRDGVYFGAASAVRVLALTFDPDTVVVGGGLTLLGRPLSDGMAKHFAAWSEASPLIASLELDAITSLLADERPVHAIGAAIMGERHG, encoded by the coding sequence GTGAGGATCGGCATCGACATCGGCGGCACGAAGATCGAGGCCGTCGCCATCGACGACGACTTCGACGTGCTCGCCACGTTTCGAGCGCCGGTGCGCCCCGGTCCGAACGGCGTCACCGCCGGCGCCATCGAAGCCAGCGAGGCGGTCGCTCGCGCCGCCGGCGGCGAGATCGAATCGGTCGGCATCGGTGTGCCCGGCGCGATCCGGCGCGGCGTCGTCCGCAACGCCCGCAACCTCTGCATCGAATCGCTCGACCTCGAAACCGCGGTGCAGCAGGCGATCGGCGTCGAGGTGCGGGTCGCCAACGACGTCAACGCCGCCGCCGTCGGTGCATGGGGCCTGCGAGGTGCTTCCTCGAAGGCGTTCGCCTATCTCAACCTCGGCACCGGCTTGGCCGCCGGGCTCGTGGTCGACGGTCGCGTCTGGGAGGGCGCCCGAGGGCTCGCCGGCGAGATCGGCTACGTCTCCGCCGACCCCCACGGCCCCGGTCACGTCGACGGCCTCGCCGGCTCACTCGAGGGATACGCGTCCGGGTCGGGTGTCGTCGCCCAGTGGGGCGTCGAGGGTGCCACGGCGGTCGACGTGTTCCGAGCCGCCGCGGCCGGCAACACCCGAGCGATCGCGATCCGCGACGGCGTGTACTTCGGTGCGGCGAGCGCAGTCCGCGTGTTGGCGCTCACCTTCGATCCCGACACCGTCGTGGTCGGCGGTGGACTGACCCTGCTCGGCCGGCCGCTGTCCGACGGCATGGCGAAGCACTTCGCCGCCTGGTCCGAGGCATCGCCACTCATCGCGTCGCTCGAACTCGACGCCATCACCTCACTGCTCGCCGACGAACGACCCGTCCACGCCATCGGAGCTGCGATCATGGGAGAACGCCATGGCTGA
- a CDS encoding pyridoxamine 5'-phosphate oxidase family protein — protein sequence MIDEAKAFLLEGPRVATLVMVRDDGSPIGVPVWFDWDGEVVRMFAAGDSKKVDRLRDRPAASLVIHNTVDEPEAWIAWDGDVTIGGPGAGELALRLARRYWDLDDPSRKATYDAWAEAPDTFVLLVMTPSRIRSG from the coding sequence ATGATCGATGAAGCGAAGGCGTTCCTGCTCGAGGGGCCTCGCGTTGCGACGCTCGTGATGGTGCGCGACGACGGCTCTCCGATCGGCGTGCCGGTCTGGTTCGACTGGGACGGTGAGGTCGTGCGCATGTTCGCCGCCGGCGACAGCAAGAAGGTCGACCGGCTCCGCGACCGTCCCGCCGCTTCCCTCGTCATCCACAACACCGTCGACGAACCCGAAGCCTGGATCGCGTGGGACGGCGACGTCACGATCGGTGGTCCAGGCGCCGGCGAACTCGCACTCCGGCTCGCCCGCCGCTACTGGGACCTCGACGACCCGAGCCGCAAGGCGACCTACGACGCCTGGGCAGAGGCGCCGGACACGTTCGTCCTCCTCGTCATGACGCCGTCGCGTATCCGGTCGGGCTAG
- a CDS encoding glycoside hydrolase family 3 protein, producing MTEQHSPALGVLMPGFVGTTLPDWLAELLRHGLGGVCLFAHNIVSPAQVAALTGAIRAANPNAIVAIDEEGGDVTRLHQHDGSPFPGNAVLGRIDDLDVTVAVAREVGAQLADVGIHLTFAPDADVNSNPDNPVIGVRSFGADPASVAAHTAAWTSGVQAAGVAACAKHFPGHGDTSTDSHVSEPVVTADAATIMNRELVPFVAAVEAGTRSIMTSHIRVPALDPDSVATFSTTILTDLLRDRLGFDGVIVTDALDMVGASGTRGIPAAAVEAVAAGADLLCLGQRGSESEVAEIAEALMSADRAGRLPAGRLVAAAERCLGLAQWAAEHRPVDRSHTTATYERLTDPQRLAASFTLSERARSALAADTRPVRWVRIDPELNVAVGVTPLGPFFDGGAVPSLVVPVDDRAVAAEYVAEPGVTTLVVGREFHRDPGALDAAMAIAERSEALIVDMGYAHSDHVDIATFGASRRIGEALLRLVEESA from the coding sequence GTGACCGAGCAGCACTCGCCGGCGCTCGGCGTGCTGATGCCGGGCTTCGTCGGCACGACGCTGCCCGACTGGCTCGCCGAACTGCTCCGGCACGGCCTCGGTGGCGTCTGCCTGTTCGCCCACAACATCGTGTCACCGGCCCAGGTCGCCGCGCTCACCGGCGCCATTCGTGCCGCCAACCCGAACGCCATCGTGGCGATCGACGAAGAAGGCGGCGACGTCACGCGCCTGCACCAACACGACGGCTCACCGTTCCCCGGCAACGCCGTGCTCGGTCGCATCGACGACCTCGACGTCACCGTCGCCGTGGCTCGCGAGGTCGGCGCACAGCTCGCCGACGTCGGCATCCATCTCACGTTCGCGCCCGACGCCGACGTCAACTCGAACCCCGACAACCCCGTCATCGGTGTTCGCAGCTTCGGCGCCGACCCTGCCTCGGTCGCCGCGCACACGGCGGCGTGGACCAGCGGTGTGCAGGCCGCCGGTGTCGCGGCCTGCGCCAAACACTTCCCCGGCCACGGCGACACCTCGACCGACTCCCACGTGTCGGAACCGGTCGTGACCGCCGACGCCGCGACCATCATGAACCGTGAACTGGTGCCCTTCGTCGCTGCCGTCGAGGCCGGCACCCGGTCGATCATGACGTCGCACATCCGCGTCCCGGCGCTCGATCCCGACTCGGTCGCCACCTTCTCGACGACCATCCTCACCGATCTGCTTCGAGACCGTCTGGGGTTCGACGGGGTCATCGTCACCGACGCGCTCGACATGGTCGGCGCCTCCGGAACCCGAGGCATCCCGGCCGCCGCGGTCGAGGCCGTCGCCGCCGGCGCCGACCTGCTCTGTCTCGGACAGCGTGGGTCCGAGAGCGAGGTCGCCGAGATCGCCGAGGCACTGATGAGCGCCGACCGTGCCGGTCGACTACCGGCCGGCCGACTCGTCGCCGCCGCCGAGCGCTGTCTCGGCCTGGCCCAGTGGGCCGCCGAGCACCGCCCGGTCGATCGCTCGCACACCACCGCGACCTACGAACGCCTCACCGATCCGCAACGCCTGGCGGCATCGTTCACACTCTCCGAGCGCGCCCGCTCCGCGCTGGCCGCCGACACTCGGCCGGTCCGCTGGGTCCGGATCGACCCCGAACTCAACGTCGCCGTCGGCGTCACCCCGCTCGGGCCGTTCTTCGACGGCGGCGCCGTGCCGTCACTCGTCGTGCCAGTCGACGATCGTGCCGTGGCTGCCGAGTACGTCGCCGAGCCCGGCGTCACGACCCTCGTCGTCGGTCGCGAGTTCCATCGCGACCCCGGCGCGCTCGACGCGGCCATGGCGATCGCCGAACGATCGGAGGCGCTGATCGTCGACATGGGGTACGCCCACTCCGATCACGTCGACATCGCCACCTTCGGCGCATCTCGCCGCATCGGCGAGGCGCTGCTCCGACTCGTGGAAGAGTCGGCGTGA
- a CDS encoding response regulator transcription factor, with protein sequence MIRVLIADDQEMARDGLALMLSRADDIEVVATAADGREAVEAAHRVRPDVCLLDVRMPRLGGVEACVELRREFGSGGAQVVIVTTFDEDRVVDDALSAGAVGFLLKSASAALVIEAVRAAASGDGLVAPEITGRLLRRLAAAPDPAAPTQEPFDALTEREEDVVALVAAGHTNAEIAELLHLSVATVKTHVNAILTKLGARNRVELAAFAFRTGRVT encoded by the coding sequence GTGATCCGGGTCCTGATCGCCGACGACCAGGAGATGGCGCGCGACGGGTTGGCGTTGATGCTCTCCCGAGCCGACGACATCGAGGTCGTTGCGACCGCAGCCGACGGTCGGGAAGCGGTCGAGGCGGCACACCGCGTCCGGCCTGACGTGTGTCTGCTCGACGTGCGCATGCCGCGACTCGGCGGCGTCGAGGCGTGCGTCGAGTTGCGACGCGAGTTCGGCAGCGGCGGGGCGCAGGTGGTGATCGTCACCACGTTCGACGAGGACCGGGTCGTCGACGACGCACTGTCGGCCGGAGCGGTCGGGTTCCTCCTGAAGAGCGCGAGTGCGGCGTTGGTGATCGAGGCGGTTCGTGCAGCGGCGTCGGGGGACGGCCTCGTGGCCCCCGAGATCACCGGTCGCCTGTTGCGCCGATTGGCGGCGGCACCCGACCCGGCCGCACCGACGCAGGAGCCGTTCGACGCGCTCACCGAACGCGAGGAGGACGTCGTCGCCCTCGTCGCCGCCGGCCATACCAACGCCGAGATCGCCGAACTCCTCCACCTGTCGGTCGCCACCGTGAAGACCCATGTCAACGCGATCCTCACCAAGCTCGGCGCCCGCAACCGCGTCGAACTCGCCGCCTTCGCCTTCCGTACTGGCCGGGTGACCTGA
- a CDS encoding carbohydrate ABC transporter permease, which produces MSIVAPSELDATSPPPQPQERKKPKRRRARSPKLPYGLIVPAVGALVVGLAYPMGWQILNSMREFGLRQQFGEAAPWIWFDNYSTLLSDTFFWTVVLRSLVFMAATAAATMVIGIGLALLMKAAPTWARLVLQSALLLAWAMPIVAQMTVFSWLIDPRNGVLNYLLTQLPGVDMIGHNWLEEPLSFFFVASVIITWASVPFVAISVYAALTQVSDEILEAAQLDGANARQALGYVIMPIIRPVLIILLLLQFIWDLRVYAQIQLLQDLGPKGDDYDLLGTYIYGLGIGQGQFGLAAAAAMIVLLITLCVSGFYVRELLREDAA; this is translated from the coding sequence ATGTCGATCGTCGCACCATCCGAACTCGACGCCACGTCGCCGCCACCGCAGCCGCAGGAGCGGAAGAAGCCGAAGCGCCGTCGGGCGCGTTCGCCGAAGCTGCCCTACGGGCTGATCGTGCCCGCCGTCGGCGCGCTCGTCGTCGGCCTCGCCTATCCGATGGGCTGGCAGATCCTCAACTCGATGCGCGAGTTCGGCCTGCGCCAGCAGTTCGGCGAAGCCGCCCCGTGGATCTGGTTCGACAACTACTCCACCCTCCTGAGCGACACCTTCTTCTGGACCGTCGTCCTCCGCTCGCTCGTGTTCATGGCCGCCACCGCCGCAGCGACGATGGTGATCGGCATCGGACTGGCCCTCCTCATGAAGGCCGCGCCGACGTGGGCGCGCCTCGTGCTGCAGAGCGCGCTCCTCCTCGCCTGGGCGATGCCGATCGTCGCCCAGATGACCGTGTTCAGCTGGCTGATCGACCCACGCAACGGTGTGCTCAACTACCTGCTCACCCAGTTGCCCGGCGTCGACATGATCGGTCACAACTGGCTCGAGGAGCCACTCAGCTTCTTCTTCGTCGCCTCGGTGATCATCACCTGGGCGTCGGTGCCGTTCGTCGCGATCTCGGTCTACGCCGCGCTCACCCAGGTGAGCGACGAGATCCTCGAGGCGGCACAACTCGACGGCGCCAATGCCCGACAGGCACTGGGGTACGTCATCATGCCCATCATCCGTCCCGTCCTCATCATCCTCCTGCTGCTGCAGTTCATCTGGGACCTGCGGGTCTACGCCCAGATCCAGCTGCTCCAGGATCTCGGACCCAAGGGCGACGACTACGACCTTCTCGGCACGTACATCTACGGTCTCGGCATCGGCCAGGGCCAGTTCGGTCTCGCCGCCGCCGCGGCGATGATCGTCTTGCTGATCACGCTCTGTGTCAGCGGGTTCTACGTGCGCGAGCTCCTCCGAGAGGACGCAGCCTGA
- a CDS encoding carbohydrate ABC transporter permease translates to MNRRFKRYLAAVAAVLIAIVWAFPVYWMINSSFLTPLTISGLTPTFLPFDGTLQNYRDVTADTPFFEALTMSIMVVAVALIVCLAFATLAALAISRFRFKGRKTFVLTVILVQMLPAEAMFIAQFQMISELGLLNSLAGVSIIYVAMVVPFTIWMLRGFVAGVPIELEEAAMVDGCTRLQAFRRITFPLIAPGLVASGVFAFIQVWNEFALASVLLTDDEVQTLPLWLRDIAQQSNLGAPEWGQIMAGSVLVAVPVIIFFVIVQGRMAQGLVGGAVKG, encoded by the coding sequence ATGAACCGCCGATTCAAGCGCTACCTCGCCGCCGTCGCCGCGGTGCTCATCGCGATCGTCTGGGCCTTCCCGGTCTACTGGATGATCAACTCGTCGTTCCTCACGCCGCTCACCATCAGCGGCCTGACCCCGACGTTCCTCCCGTTCGACGGCACTCTCCAGAACTACCGCGACGTCACGGCCGACACCCCGTTCTTCGAGGCCCTCACCATGTCGATCATGGTGGTTGCCGTCGCGTTGATCGTGTGCCTTGCGTTCGCCACGCTGGCCGCACTCGCCATCTCCCGCTTCCGCTTCAAAGGCCGCAAGACCTTCGTCCTGACGGTCATCCTCGTCCAGATGCTGCCTGCCGAAGCGATGTTCATCGCCCAGTTCCAGATGATCTCCGAGCTGGGGTTGCTCAACTCGCTGGCCGGCGTCTCCATCATCTACGTCGCCATGGTCGTGCCGTTCACGATCTGGATGCTGCGCGGCTTCGTCGCCGGCGTACCGATCGAACTTGAAGAGGCGGCAATGGTCGACGGGTGCACCCGTCTCCAGGCGTTCCGACGGATCACGTTCCCGCTCATCGCCCCCGGTCTGGTCGCGTCCGGCGTGTTCGCGTTCATCCAGGTCTGGAACGAGTTCGCGCTGGCCTCGGTGCTCCTGACCGACGACGAGGTGCAGACGCTCCCGCTGTGGCTCCGCGACATCGCGCAACAGTCGAACCTCGGCGCCCCCGAGTGGGGCCAGATCATGGCCGGCTCGGTGCTCGTCGCCGTCCCCGTCATCATCTTCTTCGTGATCGTGCAGGGCCGCATGGCCCAAGGTCTCGTCGGCGGAGCGGTGAAGGGGTGA
- the nagB gene encoding glucosamine-6-phosphate deaminase, with product MAEIVIVDNPEDGGELVARHIAAQIRARPEFTLGVATGSTPLPVYAALRRECDAGLDVSSVNAFALDEYVGLPDDHPESYRSVIRREVTEPLGLDPTRVHVPDGDEATIETAGERYEALLAANGGVDLQLLGIGTDGHVGFNEPGSSLASATRIKTLTAQTRADNARFFDSPEQVPTHCITQGIGTILRADHLVLLAFGDGKADAVAGAVEGPVTASVPGSCIQLHRHVTVVVDEPAASRLERSDYYRWVYENKPHWQGL from the coding sequence ATGGCTGAAATCGTGATCGTCGACAACCCAGAGGACGGCGGCGAGCTCGTCGCCCGCCACATCGCGGCCCAGATCCGTGCCCGCCCCGAGTTCACCCTCGGGGTCGCCACCGGGTCGACCCCGCTGCCCGTCTACGCCGCCCTGCGACGCGAGTGCGACGCCGGCCTCGACGTGTCGAGTGTGAATGCGTTCGCGCTCGACGAGTACGTCGGTCTGCCCGACGATCACCCCGAGAGCTACCGCAGCGTGATCCGACGTGAGGTCACCGAACCGCTCGGCCTCGACCCGACACGGGTGCACGTGCCCGACGGCGACGAGGCGACGATCGAGACGGCGGGCGAGCGCTACGAAGCGCTCCTGGCGGCCAACGGTGGCGTCGACCTGCAGCTGCTCGGCATCGGCACCGATGGGCACGTGGGCTTCAACGAACCCGGCTCGTCGCTCGCCTCGGCGACGCGCATCAAGACGCTCACCGCGCAGACGCGAGCCGACAACGCCCGATTCTTCGACTCGCCCGAACAGGTGCCGACCCACTGCATCACCCAGGGCATCGGGACGATCCTCCGTGCCGACCATCTCGTGTTGTTGGCGTTCGGTGACGGCAAGGCCGACGCCGTCGCCGGCGCGGTCGAAGGGCCGGTCACCGCGTCGGTGCCCGGATCGTGCATCCAGCTCCACCGGCACGTCACCGTGGTCGTCGACGAACCTGCGGCGTCGCGGCTCGAGCGGTCGGACTACTACCGGTGGGTGTACGAGAACAAGCCGCACTGGCAAGGACTGTGA
- a CDS encoding ROK family protein: MADDTTPTAPVIRRLSPDLTAPRIGPREARGHNRALVLQALYRGRGRSRADLARDIGLSRVTMSDVVSDLIDEDLVVELGTRTASRPGKPATMLDINRTGHNIVGLDLSNSGSFVGVVTDLDGNVVARSGVEIPATVGEDALVAIETLLADLIALAPMPVLGVGVSSPGIVDDRGVVLSAPNLGWRDVPLQERLAAACGLHVSVANDANAAIVGERSFGSGRPDMMLVRVGGGVGSGVMIDGRVVGGARFAAGEIGHVVSGTDEGDLCACGNRGCLETWLAIPRIEARLAAPDADRSTVLAEAGRRLGLVLAPIVSTLNLADVVLAGSADHIDGPLLTAADTTVRDRTLADTHGDLRLRMTELGPDLVVLGAVVLVLQDRLGVT; encoded by the coding sequence GTGGCAGACGACACCACACCGACCGCTCCGGTCATCCGCCGGCTCAGTCCCGACCTCACGGCGCCCCGCATCGGGCCGCGCGAGGCTCGCGGGCACAACCGGGCGCTCGTGTTGCAGGCGCTGTATCGGGGCCGCGGTCGATCCCGCGCGGATCTCGCCCGCGACATCGGCCTGAGTCGGGTGACGATGTCGGACGTCGTCAGCGATCTCATCGACGAAGACCTCGTCGTCGAGCTCGGGACCCGCACCGCGTCACGTCCCGGCAAGCCGGCGACGATGCTCGACATCAACCGCACCGGCCACAACATCGTCGGACTCGATCTGTCGAACAGTGGCTCGTTCGTGGGTGTGGTCACCGACCTCGACGGCAACGTGGTCGCCCGCTCCGGGGTCGAGATCCCGGCGACCGTCGGTGAGGATGCGCTCGTCGCGATCGAGACCCTGCTCGCCGACCTGATCGCGCTCGCACCGATGCCGGTGCTCGGCGTCGGGGTCAGTAGCCCCGGCATCGTCGACGACCGAGGCGTGGTGCTGTCGGCACCCAACCTCGGCTGGCGCGACGTGCCGCTCCAAGAACGACTCGCCGCCGCCTGCGGTCTGCACGTCTCCGTCGCCAACGACGCCAACGCCGCCATCGTCGGCGAGCGCTCGTTCGGCTCCGGCCGCCCCGACATGATGCTCGTGCGCGTCGGCGGTGGCGTCGGATCCGGTGTGATGATCGACGGACGCGTCGTCGGTGGCGCACGCTTCGCAGCAGGCGAGATCGGACACGTCGTCAGCGGCACCGACGAGGGCGACCTGTGCGCCTGCGGCAACCGCGGCTGCCTCGAGACCTGGCTCGCGATCCCACGCATCGAGGCCCGCCTCGCGGCGCCCGACGCCGACCGGTCCACCGTCCTCGCCGAGGCGGGCCGCCGCCTGGGCCTCGTGCTGGCCCCGATCGTCAGCACGCTCAATCTCGCCGATGTGGTCCTCGCCGGTTCGGCCGACCACATCGATGGTCCGCTGCTCACCGCAGCGGACACCACCGTGCGCGACCGCACCCTCGCCGACACACACGGCGATCTGCGGCTCCGAATGACCGAGCTCGGACCCGACCTGGTCGTGCTCGGCGCAGTCGTGTTGGTCCTCCAGGACCGACTCGGGGTCACCTGA
- the nagA gene encoding N-acetylglucosamine-6-phosphate deacetylase — MPSTLIHSGTLVDANGERPGWVHVDGGRIVSTGDPSEQAPSADRSVDATGRYVTPGFVDIHGHGAGGAHYQDGTEEALAALAAMRQFGTTRAVASFVSTTIDRMVHSIIGARSAMDLDPGLLGVHVEGPFIAPGRKGAHDRRVLCHPDRESVDRLLDVAPGIVRQITIAPELPGAMEAISRFLAAGIPVAVGHTDCDYDAAREAFDRGASLVTHAFNAMAQIEGRFPGVLGAAVAAEHVTIEVIADGIHVHPASIALLFAAAPGRIALVTDAMAGAGASDGCYTLGSLDVDVADGRAVVAGTDTLAGSTLTPDRALRTAVHDCGIALHDAVGALTDTPARAIGEQKPALLVSGAPGDLVLLAVDLSVVDVLLG; from the coding sequence ATGCCCTCGACGCTGATCCACTCCGGCACGCTGGTCGACGCGAACGGTGAACGTCCTGGCTGGGTCCACGTCGACGGCGGACGGATCGTCTCGACCGGCGACCCGAGCGAGCAGGCCCCGTCGGCCGACCGTTCGGTCGACGCGACAGGGCGATATGTCACGCCCGGCTTCGTCGACATCCACGGCCACGGTGCCGGCGGCGCCCACTACCAGGACGGAACCGAGGAGGCGCTGGCGGCGCTCGCAGCGATGCGCCAGTTCGGTACGACGCGAGCCGTTGCATCGTTCGTCTCCACGACGATCGACCGCATGGTGCATTCGATCATCGGCGCGAGGTCGGCGATGGATCTCGACCCGGGGCTGCTCGGCGTCCATGTCGAAGGGCCGTTCATCGCCCCCGGCCGCAAGGGCGCCCACGACCGACGGGTGCTGTGCCACCCCGATCGCGAATCGGTCGACCGGCTGCTCGACGTCGCACCCGGGATCGTCCGGCAGATCACGATCGCGCCGGAGCTGCCCGGTGCCATGGAGGCGATCTCGCGATTCCTCGCGGCGGGCATCCCGGTCGCCGTCGGACACACCGACTGCGACTACGACGCCGCCCGCGAAGCCTTCGACCGGGGCGCCTCGTTGGTGACCCACGCCTTCAACGCCATGGCTCAGATCGAGGGTCGGTTCCCCGGTGTGCTCGGCGCAGCCGTCGCCGCCGAGCACGTCACGATCGAGGTGATCGCCGACGGCATCCACGTCCATCCGGCCTCGATCGCTCTGCTCTTCGCTGCCGCACCCGGCCGGATCGCTCTGGTCACCGATGCGATGGCCGGTGCCGGTGCGTCGGACGGCTGCTACACGCTCGGCTCGCTCGATGTCGACGTCGCCGACGGTCGAGCGGTTGTTGCCGGCACCGACACCCTGGCCGGTTCGACGCTCACGCCGGATCGTGCCCTTCGCACCGCGGTGCACGACTGCGGCATCGCGCTGCACGACGCTGTGGGCGCACTCACCGACACCCCGGCCAGGGCGATCGGTGAACAGAAGCCGGCCCTGCTCGTCTCGGGAGCTCCCGGCGATCTCGTGCTGCTCGCCGTCGACCTGTCCGTCGTCGACGTCCTGCTCGGCTGA